A stretch of the Bacillus sp. B-jedd genome encodes the following:
- the spoVE gene encoding stage V sporulation protein E, whose protein sequence is MAVPAKKNNPDIILLIITLALLTLGLIMVYSASAVWAEFKFDDSFFFAKRQMLFAATGIAAMFFIMNVNYMTWRTWAKIIIIVCFFLLLLVLIPGIGNVRNGSRSWIGVGAFSIQPSEFMKLAMIAFLAKYLSERQKWITSFRKGLVPSLALVFTAFGMIMLQPDLGTGTVMVGTCLVMIFVAGGRLLHFAGLMMLGAAGFAGLIISAPYRIKRITSFLDPWSDSLGSGFQIIQSLYAIGPGGLFGLGLGESRQKFFYLPEPQTDFIFAILAEELGFIGGSFVLLLFALLLWRGIRIALGAPDLYGSFLAVGIVAMIAVQVMINIGVVTGLMPVTGITLPFLSYGGSSLTLMLMAIGVLLNISRYVKY, encoded by the coding sequence ATGGCCGTGCCTGCCAAGAAAAACAATCCAGATATAATCCTATTAATCATTACATTGGCGCTGCTCACGCTGGGCCTTATAATGGTTTACTCCGCCAGTGCCGTCTGGGCGGAATTCAAGTTCGATGACTCCTTCTTTTTTGCCAAACGGCAAATGCTTTTTGCAGCGACAGGGATTGCCGCGATGTTTTTTATTATGAATGTGAACTACATGACGTGGCGGACTTGGGCGAAAATCATCATTATTGTCTGTTTTTTTCTTCTGCTGCTTGTTTTGATTCCGGGTATCGGAAATGTCAGGAACGGATCAAGGAGCTGGATAGGAGTTGGGGCATTTTCCATTCAGCCGTCCGAATTTATGAAACTCGCGATGATAGCTTTCCTTGCAAAATATCTTTCGGAACGCCAAAAATGGATTACCTCCTTCAGGAAAGGCCTCGTTCCATCCCTTGCCCTTGTATTTACAGCCTTTGGTATGATCATGCTCCAGCCTGATCTAGGAACGGGCACGGTTATGGTAGGGACCTGCCTTGTAATGATTTTCGTTGCTGGGGGAAGGCTTCTTCATTTTGCGGGATTGATGATGCTTGGTGCGGCGGGATTCGCCGGCCTGATTATCTCCGCTCCGTACAGAATTAAGAGGATTACCTCTTTTTTAGATCCTTGGTCGGATTCCTTGGGAAGTGGATTCCAGATTATCCAATCACTTTATGCCATTGGGCCTGGAGGCCTATTCGGGCTCGGCCTTGGTGAAAGCAGGCAGAAGTTCTTTTACTTGCCCGAACCGCAGACGGATTTCATTTTCGCGATACTTGCGGAAGAACTCGGTTTTATTGGCGGTTCCTTTGTCCTTCTCCTGTTCGCGCTCCTTTTATGGCGCGGCATTCGGATTGCCCTTGGCGCCCCTGACTTATACGGCAGTTTCCTCGCGGTTGGCATTGTGGCGATGATTGCGGTTCAGGTCATGATTAATATTGGGGTAGTCACCGGATTGATGCCCGTAACTGGCATCACCTTGCCATTTTTGAGCTATGGCGGTTCTTCGCTGACCTTGATGCTGATGGCAATTGGTGTATTGTTGAACATTAGCCGTTATGTGAAATATTAA
- the murG gene encoding undecaprenyldiphospho-muramoylpentapeptide beta-N-acetylglucosaminyltransferase codes for MKIAISGGGTGGHIYPALALAREMKKQDPTAQFLYIGTEKGLESKLVPRENIPFKSIHITGFKRKLSFENVKTIWRFLAGVRKSKMILKEFKPDVVIGTGGYVCGPVVYAAAKLGIPTVIHEQNSVPGLTNKFLSRFVDRIAICFDEAESFFPKEKVAFTGNPRASEVIGQDGIKGRLSAGLNLNKPAVLIFGGSRGARPINEAVVQSLGEFAAKPYQVLYVTGEVHFEEVQREAELIGSPANVIIKPFIHNMPEVLAGMDLVVSRAGATTLAELTSLGIPSILIPSPYVTNNHQEKNAASLSTRGAAELLKETELSSQKLVEKIDGILLDKERIDSMGKEAKKLGIPDSASRLFKLLKEISKK; via the coding sequence ATGAAAATCGCCATTAGCGGCGGGGGAACCGGAGGACACATCTATCCGGCGCTGGCCCTGGCCAGGGAAATGAAAAAACAGGATCCGACAGCGCAATTTTTATATATCGGTACAGAGAAGGGGCTGGAAAGCAAGCTGGTCCCCCGTGAAAACATCCCTTTCAAATCCATACATATTACTGGCTTCAAACGAAAGTTATCCTTTGAAAATGTTAAGACAATCTGGAGATTTCTCGCCGGAGTCAGGAAAAGCAAAATGATCTTAAAAGAGTTCAAGCCGGATGTGGTCATCGGAACAGGCGGATATGTATGCGGGCCTGTCGTATATGCGGCGGCAAAACTTGGAATTCCGACGGTTATTCATGAACAAAACAGCGTGCCAGGCCTTACAAACAAATTTTTGAGCCGGTTTGTGGATAGAATTGCGATTTGCTTCGATGAAGCAGAAAGTTTCTTTCCAAAAGAAAAAGTGGCCTTTACAGGTAATCCGCGCGCGTCGGAAGTCATTGGCCAGGACGGGATTAAAGGAAGGCTGTCTGCAGGACTGAATTTAAATAAGCCGGCGGTCTTAATTTTTGGAGGAAGCAGGGGCGCCCGACCGATTAACGAAGCAGTCGTCCAATCACTTGGAGAGTTCGCGGCGAAACCGTATCAGGTGCTCTATGTAACTGGGGAAGTGCATTTCGAGGAAGTCCAAAGAGAAGCGGAGCTGATAGGCAGCCCAGCCAATGTTATCATTAAGCCGTTTATCCATAATATGCCGGAGGTTCTAGCAGGAATGGATCTGGTAGTTTCCAGAGCGGGAGCAACAACTTTGGCTGAATTAACCTCACTCGGCATACCGAGCATTTTGATTCCAAGCCCTTATGTCACCAATAATCACCAGGAGAAAAATGCGGCTTCCTTGAGCACACGCGGCGCGGCCGAGCTATTAAAAGAAACTGAGCTCTCAAGCCAGAAGCTAGTGGAAAAGATTGATGGAATTTTACTTGATAAGGAAAGAATCGACTCAATGGGAAAGGAAGCTAAAAAACTTGGCATTCCGGATTCTGCTTCAAGGCTTTTCAAATTGTTGAAGGAAATTTCAAAAAAATAA
- the murB gene encoding UDP-N-acetylmuramate dehydrogenase yields the protein MDELIKELKLAQIGKVKESEPMSQHTTIKIGGPADLFIEPSSIDSLLKTMKIILKNNVPWRAIGRGSNLLVSDKGIKGAVIKLGPGLDELKIDETEVKAGGGQSLISLATTISRKGLKGFEFAGGIPGSVGGAVYMNAGAHGSDISKILKKAHILFEDGSMEWLSNAELEFSYRSSILQKKRPGIVLEAVFELQQGDKEEITKELQKNKDYRKETQPWNYPCAGSIFRNPLPNYAGRLVESAGLKGHQIGGAKISEMHGNFIVNTGNATAEDVLALIQHVKDTILSLYDVRMETEVEIIGRK from the coding sequence ATGGATGAATTAATAAAGGAACTCAAATTGGCCCAAATTGGCAAAGTAAAAGAATCCGAACCCATGTCGCAACATACAACAATAAAAATTGGCGGACCGGCTGACCTATTTATTGAGCCGTCGTCAATTGATAGCTTATTAAAAACGATGAAAATCATCCTAAAGAATAATGTGCCTTGGCGAGCGATAGGCCGCGGTTCCAATTTGCTTGTGTCCGATAAAGGGATTAAAGGCGCTGTTATTAAACTTGGTCCCGGACTTGATGAACTGAAGATTGACGAAACCGAAGTTAAAGCCGGGGGAGGGCAATCCCTTATCTCACTCGCAACGACAATCAGCAGAAAAGGATTGAAAGGGTTCGAATTTGCAGGAGGCATTCCCGGCTCTGTCGGGGGCGCGGTCTATATGAATGCGGGCGCCCATGGCTCCGACATCAGCAAGATCCTAAAAAAAGCCCATATTCTGTTTGAAGATGGAAGCATGGAATGGCTTTCCAATGCAGAACTTGAATTTTCATACAGGTCTTCAATTTTGCAAAAAAAGAGGCCAGGAATTGTTCTCGAAGCTGTGTTTGAGCTACAACAGGGAGACAAGGAAGAAATTACGAAGGAATTGCAGAAAAATAAAGATTACAGGAAAGAAACCCAGCCATGGAATTATCCTTGCGCAGGAAGCATTTTCCGTAATCCACTTCCGAATTACGCCGGCAGGTTAGTTGAATCTGCAGGACTTAAAGGGCACCAGATAGGTGGGGCTAAAATCTCGGAAATGCATGGCAATTTCATCGTGAATACCGGGAATGCAACAGCTGAAGATGTCCTTGCCCTTATTCAGCATGTGAAAGATACAATTCTCAGCCTTTACGATGTTAGGATGGAAACAGAAGTAGAAATCATCGGCAGAAAATAG
- a CDS encoding cell division protein FtsQ/DivIB has protein sequence MQKNKVLTLEDRIPKLKEQRRKKANRRLILLLFMFFILIACVVYIQSPLSHVRSIKVAGNSLYSEEQLADTAGISKKDNVWKIQKGAAAEKIKKLPEIKDAEVKLILPNTVQINVKEHGWIGYLVKDGGFFPVLENGKILSANKKENLSENVPVLVGFEEGKVLNELAEALGSLPEEINNSISEIHYTPQKTDEFHVSLFMNDGFEVSASLRTFSDKMVHYPSIASQLDPNVKGVIDLEVGSFFKAYEKEGEEGLEEKDER, from the coding sequence TTGCAGAAAAACAAAGTATTGACATTGGAAGACCGGATACCAAAGCTTAAGGAACAAAGGCGGAAAAAGGCTAATCGAAGGCTGATCCTCCTCCTTTTTATGTTCTTTATCCTGATTGCATGCGTAGTATACATCCAATCCCCCCTCAGCCATGTCCGTTCGATCAAAGTTGCAGGTAATTCCCTATACAGTGAGGAACAGCTTGCAGACACCGCCGGGATTTCTAAAAAAGATAATGTCTGGAAAATCCAAAAAGGCGCTGCCGCAGAAAAAATTAAAAAGCTGCCGGAAATCAAGGATGCCGAAGTGAAGCTGATTCTGCCAAATACCGTACAGATCAATGTAAAAGAGCATGGCTGGATCGGTTATCTTGTAAAGGATGGGGGCTTCTTCCCGGTTCTGGAAAACGGAAAAATCCTATCTGCTAATAAGAAAGAAAACCTTTCGGAAAATGTACCTGTCCTGGTGGGGTTTGAAGAGGGAAAAGTACTGAACGAACTGGCCGAGGCGCTGGGATCCCTTCCTGAGGAAATTAACAACTCCATTTCCGAAATCCACTATACACCTCAAAAGACAGATGAATTCCATGTTTCACTGTTTATGAATGATGGATTTGAAGTAAGTGCTTCACTGAGGACCTTTTCCGATAAAATGGTCCATTACCCCTCGATAGCCAGCCAGCTTGACCCGAACGTAAAGGGAGTTATCGATCTGGAAGTCGGGTCATTCTTCAAAGCGTATGAAAAAGAGGGGGAGGAAGGACTTGAAGAAAAAGATGAAAGGTAA
- a CDS encoding DUF881 domain-containing protein, producing MKKKMKGKQVIFSLVCLVLGFIMAFSYHLTRVENEQRSNNVTPGQYERTLDLRNQLISLEEANRSLQKEYNTKQSKIREIEKELSKEEETYSAIAEEAEKYRMFLGKMKVKGPGIQISLQDGEYDPQTENINNYLVHEHHVFKVVNELYISGASAVAINGQRLSSRSYIVCNGPVITVDGKQHPAPFVISAIGDPSVLESALNMTGGVKDQLVNDNIVFTLEKKDSISMNPILGSL from the coding sequence TTGAAGAAAAAGATGAAAGGTAAACAGGTGATTTTTTCGCTAGTCTGCCTTGTACTTGGGTTTATAATGGCATTCTCCTATCATCTTACCCGGGTGGAAAACGAGCAGAGGAGTAATAATGTGACTCCAGGCCAATATGAAAGGACGCTGGATTTACGCAATCAGCTGATTTCCCTTGAAGAGGCTAATCGCAGTCTCCAGAAGGAATATAATACGAAACAATCTAAAATACGTGAAATTGAAAAGGAATTATCCAAGGAAGAAGAAACGTATTCCGCGATTGCCGAGGAAGCGGAAAAATACCGGATGTTCCTCGGCAAAATGAAAGTCAAGGGCCCGGGTATTCAAATATCTCTTCAGGACGGGGAATATGACCCCCAAACCGAAAATATTAACAATTACCTTGTCCATGAGCACCACGTTTTCAAAGTTGTGAATGAATTGTATATTTCCGGCGCATCCGCTGTAGCCATCAACGGCCAGCGGCTTTCAAGCCGGTCTTATATTGTCTGCAACGGGCCGGTCATTACGGTAGATGGCAAACAGCATCCTGCTCCGTTTGTCATCAGTGCGATAGGAGACCCCTCGGTTCTGGAATCGGCACTGAACATGACCGGGGGCGTTAAAGACCAGTTGGTAAACGATAATATCGTCTTTACTTTGGAAAAAAAGGACTCAATTTCAATGAATCCGATTTTGGGCAGTTTATGA
- a CDS encoding DUF881 domain-containing protein, with product MIAIQFQTVKEPVERDTRDIWQLRQDLLKEKKLQSDLLSEIRSTEEKLAGYETERMNGKETVLKETLEELKGEAGLTEIKGPGIIITIEPVFEEIMLGEPASNTISPDLLKRLTNELNMYDAKYISIDGQRVINSTVIREVSSETRIDGHRLTTLPIEVKVAAENMHSAEKLSNRMKASQSAEEFFIENLRLTVSDPKSEIIIEAYTNKIRINNMKPANPVEGGNS from the coding sequence ATGATTGCCATCCAGTTCCAAACAGTGAAAGAACCGGTTGAGCGGGATACAAGGGATATATGGCAGCTCCGCCAGGATTTGCTCAAGGAAAAGAAATTGCAGTCCGACCTTCTTTCCGAAATACGTTCTACTGAGGAAAAGCTTGCCGGGTACGAGACTGAAAGAATGAACGGAAAGGAAACGGTTTTAAAAGAAACCCTTGAAGAATTAAAGGGAGAAGCCGGCCTTACCGAAATTAAGGGGCCAGGGATCATAATTACAATAGAACCGGTGTTCGAAGAAATTATGCTCGGTGAACCGGCAAGCAATACCATATCCCCCGATTTGTTAAAAAGGCTGACTAATGAATTGAATATGTATGATGCGAAATATATATCTATTGATGGCCAAAGGGTGATAAATTCAACTGTGATCCGCGAGGTAAGCTCTGAGACCCGTATTGACGGGCATAGGCTCACTACCCTTCCGATTGAGGTGAAAGTAGCGGCGGAAAACATGCACTCCGCTGAAAAACTATCAAATAGAATGAAAGCTTCCCAGTCGGCGGAAGAGTTTTTCATAGAGAATTTAAGACTTACAGTTTCGGATCCAAAGTCTGAAATAATAATTGAGGCATATACGAATAAAATCAGGATCAATAACATGAAACCCGCGAATCCTGTTGAAGGGGGGAATTCTTAA
- a CDS encoding small basic family protein: protein MWLPLLALIIGVILGLMTEIRIPEEYSNYLSIAVLAALDTLFGGIRAQLQNIYDEKVFVSGFFFNIILAASLAFLGVHLGVDLYLAAVFAFGVRLFQNIAVIRRIILSKWTAAREKTEKS from the coding sequence ATGTGGCTGCCGCTGCTGGCGTTAATCATTGGAGTCATTTTGGGGCTCATGACCGAAATCAGGATACCGGAAGAGTACTCAAACTACTTATCCATTGCAGTCCTGGCCGCATTGGACACACTCTTCGGCGGAATTCGCGCGCAACTCCAAAATATATATGATGAAAAAGTTTTTGTTTCTGGTTTTTTCTTTAATATTATTCTTGCGGCAAGTTTAGCTTTCCTGGGAGTCCATCTTGGTGTAGACTTGTATTTAGCCGCTGTTTTTGCTTTTGGAGTGAGGCTATTCCAAAACATTGCCGTGATTCGAAGGATTATATTATCAAAATGGACGGCGGCAAGGGAAAAAACAGAAAAAAGTTGA
- the ftsA gene encoding cell division protein FtsA yields MNSNEIFVSLDIGTSSVKVIIGEKVNDSLNIIGVGNVKSAGLKKGAIVDIEETVHSIKKAVEQAERMIGMEIRQVIVGVTGNHVLLQPCHGVVAVSGEDKVITREDIYRVEDAAKVISIPPEREIIDVVPKQYIVDGQDEITDPINMMGVRLEMEGSIITGYKTILHNVLRCVERANLEVLDITLQPLAAGMFSLSEDEKNLGTALIDVGGGTTTIAVFEEGSLTATSVIPVGGEHITKDLSIVLRTSTENAEKIKLKYGHAFFEEASEDEVFSVPVIGSDQHQQFNQLEISEIIEARLEEIFDLVLHELKRMGIRDLPGGFVLTGGVSNMEGVLELAQSVFQSRVRRAVPDYIGVREPQYTTGVGLIKYASKSSKYEDYGMAAVSVPHQSEQKEKRQQKPQQKQKQVKQNEEKMTTKVKKFLGYFFE; encoded by the coding sequence ATGAACAGCAATGAGATATTTGTCAGTCTTGACATCGGTACATCCAGTGTAAAGGTGATCATAGGGGAAAAAGTCAACGACTCATTAAATATTATCGGAGTTGGCAACGTTAAATCAGCCGGTCTTAAAAAAGGGGCCATCGTTGATATAGAAGAAACCGTTCATTCTATTAAAAAAGCAGTAGAACAAGCAGAGAGAATGATAGGAATGGAGATACGCCAGGTGATCGTTGGAGTAACAGGAAATCATGTCCTGCTTCAGCCTTGCCATGGTGTTGTTGCTGTTTCAGGTGAAGACAAAGTTATAACTCGTGAAGACATATACAGGGTTGAGGATGCGGCTAAGGTCATTTCCATCCCGCCTGAAAGGGAAATTATCGATGTTGTCCCGAAACAATATATTGTCGATGGCCAGGATGAGATTACAGATCCCATTAATATGATGGGTGTCAGGCTTGAAATGGAAGGTTCAATCATAACCGGTTATAAAACAATCTTACATAATGTATTGCGATGTGTAGAACGCGCTAATCTTGAAGTTCTTGATATAACACTTCAACCGCTTGCGGCAGGCATGTTTTCATTATCCGAAGATGAAAAAAACCTTGGCACAGCCCTCATTGATGTTGGCGGGGGAACCACTACGATTGCCGTTTTTGAAGAAGGAAGCCTGACTGCGACAAGCGTCATTCCGGTTGGCGGCGAACACATTACAAAAGATCTCTCCATCGTCCTGAGGACATCGACCGAAAATGCTGAAAAGATTAAGCTGAAATATGGACATGCCTTTTTTGAAGAGGCATCCGAGGACGAAGTTTTCAGTGTTCCGGTCATTGGCAGCGACCAGCATCAGCAATTCAATCAGCTGGAAATTTCCGAAATCATTGAGGCCAGACTGGAAGAAATTTTCGATTTGGTGCTGCATGAATTAAAAAGGATGGGCATCAGGGATTTGCCAGGCGGTTTTGTCCTGACGGGCGGCGTTTCCAATATGGAAGGTGTACTGGAACTTGCCCAATCTGTTTTCCAATCAAGGGTAAGAAGGGCGGTCCCTGACTATATCGGTGTCAGGGAACCTCAATATACCACGGGTGTGGGCCTTATTAAATATGCCAGCAAGAGCAGTAAATACGAAGATTATGGCATGGCAGCCGTATCCGTTCCCCATCAGTCGGAGCAGAAGGAAAAAAGGCAGCAAAAGCCTCAGCAAAAACAGAAACAAGTAAAACAAAATGAAGAAAAGATGACGACGAAAGTTAAAAAATTCCTTGGGTACTTTTTTGAATAA
- the ftsZ gene encoding cell division protein FtsZ, which produces MLEFDTNLDQLATIKVIGVGGGGNNAVNRMIEHGVQGVEFIAVNTDAQALNLSKAEVKMQIGAKLTRGLGAGANPEVGKKAAEESKEQIEEALRGADMVFVTAGMGGGTGTGAAPVIAQIARDLGALTVGVVTRPFTFEGKKRQNQAAMGIAGMKEAVDTLIVIPNDRLLEIVDKSTPMLEAFREADNVLRQGVQGISDLIAVPGLINLDFADVKTIMSSKGSALMGIGVASGENRAAEAAKKAISSPLLETSIDGAQGVLMNITGGTNLSLYEVQEAADIVASASDQEVNMIFGSVINENLKDEILVTVIATGFNEEAVQQRPSARPSFGHQKPAAPTVKREVKREEPVSEPARPSTISQEDTLDIPTFLRNRNRRR; this is translated from the coding sequence ATGTTGGAGTTTGATACAAATTTAGATCAGCTGGCAACAATTAAAGTAATCGGAGTCGGAGGCGGCGGAAATAACGCTGTTAACCGGATGATTGAACATGGTGTCCAAGGAGTAGAATTTATTGCGGTCAACACAGATGCGCAGGCACTAAACCTTTCAAAGGCAGAAGTGAAAATGCAAATAGGCGCTAAACTTACCCGCGGACTCGGTGCCGGAGCGAACCCTGAAGTGGGCAAAAAGGCGGCTGAAGAGAGCAAAGAGCAGATTGAAGAAGCTTTAAGAGGTGCCGATATGGTGTTCGTTACCGCTGGAATGGGCGGCGGAACAGGAACAGGGGCCGCGCCAGTCATTGCGCAAATTGCCCGCGATCTTGGGGCTTTGACAGTCGGTGTCGTCACACGCCCATTTACCTTTGAAGGTAAAAAGCGCCAAAACCAGGCTGCGATGGGGATTGCAGGAATGAAGGAAGCCGTGGATACACTTATTGTCATTCCAAATGACCGCCTCCTTGAAATTGTCGATAAAAGCACTCCAATGCTTGAAGCATTCCGTGAAGCGGATAATGTCCTCCGCCAGGGTGTCCAGGGGATTTCAGACTTGATTGCTGTTCCAGGTTTGATAAACCTTGACTTTGCAGATGTTAAAACAATCATGTCAAGCAAGGGCTCTGCTTTGATGGGCATCGGTGTCGCATCAGGTGAGAACCGCGCTGCGGAAGCTGCGAAAAAAGCAATCAGCTCACCTCTGCTTGAAACATCCATTGATGGCGCACAAGGCGTCCTGATGAATATTACTGGCGGCACGAACCTTAGCCTTTATGAAGTCCAGGAAGCTGCTGATATTGTTGCTTCGGCTTCAGATCAAGAAGTGAATATGATTTTCGGTTCTGTCATCAATGAGAATTTGAAAGATGAAATTCTCGTGACTGTCATTGCTACAGGCTTCAATGAGGAAGCCGTCCAGCAAAGGCCATCTGCTAGGCCGTCATTTGGGCACCAGAAACCAGCTGCCCCGACTGTAAAAAGGGAAGTGAAAAGGGAAGAACCCGTTTCAGAGCCTGCAAGGCCTTCAACTATTTCACAGGAAGATACACTTGATATCCCGACTTTCCTGAGAAACCGTAACAGAAGAAGATAG
- the spoIIGA gene encoding sigma-E processing peptidase SpoIIGA, whose translation MTVYLDVIWVLNFLFDSLLLIMSAILLKRRVKLWRIAAGGFIGSLIILLYFTPAAIYSGHPLSKMAFSVLMVLASFGYKRLKFFLSALMALYFSTFLIGGTLMGAHYFLQSSSSLFKSFVSSASPGFGDPISWLFVFLGFPLAWHFSRVRLESHEMAKIKYDQIVNVQISLNEKLYDFTGLIDSGNQLYDPLTRNPVMFVSINKIVKELPEELFLISSFPDDIIHGKKTVPSKWESRLRIVPCAVVGQEHQLILGVKPDYVLIRDSINTFKSERVLVSFTTQELSSDGSYQCIVHPKLLAGVPESHQTAASY comes from the coding sequence GTGACTGTTTATCTTGATGTAATCTGGGTCTTGAATTTTCTGTTTGACAGCCTTCTGCTCATCATGTCGGCAATTCTTCTCAAAAGGCGGGTCAAGTTATGGAGGATTGCGGCTGGAGGCTTTATCGGTTCGCTTATTATCTTACTTTATTTCACTCCTGCAGCAATCTATTCCGGTCATCCCCTGTCCAAAATGGCCTTTTCCGTCCTAATGGTATTGGCTTCCTTCGGATATAAGAGATTGAAGTTCTTTTTATCTGCATTAATGGCCCTTTATTTTTCAACCTTTCTAATCGGAGGGACATTAATGGGAGCTCATTATTTCCTCCAATCCAGCAGCAGCTTGTTCAAATCATTTGTATCATCTGCTTCACCTGGTTTCGGAGATCCAATCAGCTGGCTGTTTGTGTTCCTGGGGTTTCCGCTTGCCTGGCATTTCTCCCGCGTCAGGCTTGAGAGCCATGAAATGGCCAAAATAAAATATGACCAAATCGTTAATGTACAAATATCATTAAACGAAAAACTTTATGATTTTACAGGACTGATAGACAGCGGCAATCAATTATATGATCCTTTGACCCGTAATCCTGTCATGTTTGTGTCGATTAATAAAATTGTGAAGGAACTTCCGGAGGAACTTTTTCTGATTTCATCCTTTCCTGATGACATCATTCATGGAAAAAAAACAGTCCCCTCAAAATGGGAAAGCCGTTTAAGGATTGTTCCATGCGCGGTTGTCGGACAAGAACACCAATTAATATTGGGAGTTAAACCTGATTATGTGCTTATCAGGGATAGTATAAACACCTTCAAGTCGGAACGGGTACTTGTATCCTTTACTACGCAGGAGCTATCCTCAGATGGGTCTTATCAATGTATTGTCCATCCTAAATTGCTGGCTGGCGTTCCGGAAAGTCACCAGACCGCTGCAAGCTATTAA
- the sigE gene encoding RNA polymerase sporulation sigma factor SigE, which translates to MKNWRLRINYYWSKLLIKLGFKKDEVFYIGGSEALPPPLSKEEEEVLLKKLPEGDKAARSVLIERNLRLVVYIARKFENTGINIEDLISIGTIGLIKAVNTFNPEKKIKLATYASRCIENEILMYLRRNNKIRSEVSFDEPLNIDWDGNELLLSDVLGTDEDIITRDLEANVDKKLLAKALHQLSDREKQIMELRFGLVNGEEKTQKDVADLLGISQSYISRLEKRIIKRLRKEFNKMV; encoded by the coding sequence GTGAAAAATTGGAGGCTGCGCATAAATTATTATTGGTCCAAGCTGCTCATAAAGCTCGGATTTAAAAAGGATGAAGTATTTTATATTGGCGGGAGCGAAGCGCTGCCTCCCCCATTAAGCAAGGAAGAAGAAGAGGTGCTGCTGAAAAAACTGCCTGAAGGGGATAAGGCGGCCAGGTCAGTCCTGATCGAACGGAATTTGCGTCTCGTTGTTTATATCGCGAGGAAATTTGAGAATACAGGAATCAACATTGAGGACCTTATTTCAATCGGGACAATCGGCCTGATCAAGGCTGTCAATACATTCAACCCGGAGAAAAAAATAAAGCTTGCTACATATGCGTCCAGGTGCATTGAAAATGAAATACTTATGTATTTGCGACGAAACAATAAAATTCGCTCGGAAGTTTCATTTGATGAGCCGCTGAATATTGACTGGGATGGGAACGAACTCCTCCTTTCCGATGTCCTTGGGACAGATGAGGATATAATCACCCGGGATTTGGAAGCGAATGTTGACAAGAAGCTTTTGGCAAAAGCCCTTCACCAATTGTCCGACCGTGAAAAACAAATTATGGAACTGAGATTTGGCCTTGTTAACGGCGAAGAGAAAACACAAAAGGATGTTGCCGATTTACTTGGGATATCTCAATCCTATATTTCCCGCCTGGAAAAAAGAATTATCAAACGGCTTAGAAAAGAATTCAATAAAATGGTCTAA
- the sigG gene encoding RNA polymerase sporulation sigma factor SigG, whose amino-acid sequence MTRNKVEICGVDTSKLPVLKNEEMRKLFREMQEGDLTAREKLVNGNLRLVLSVIQRFNNRGEFVDDLFQVGCIGLMKSIDNFDLGQNVKFSTYAVPMIIGEIRRYLRDNNPIRVSRSLRDIAYKALQVRERLMSETSREPTAEEIAKVLEVPHEEIVFALDAIQDPVSLFEPIYNDGGDPIFVMDQLSDERNKDTQWIEEIALKEGMRRLNEREKLILRKRFFQGKTQMEVADEIGISQAQVSRLEKAAIKQMSKNIQS is encoded by the coding sequence TTGACTCGAAATAAGGTTGAGATTTGCGGGGTTGATACATCGAAACTTCCAGTATTGAAAAACGAAGAAATGCGCAAGCTTTTCAGGGAAATGCAGGAAGGGGATCTTACAGCAAGGGAAAAACTGGTCAACGGGAATTTGCGTCTCGTCTTAAGTGTCATCCAAAGGTTTAACAATCGGGGAGAGTTCGTTGATGATCTTTTTCAAGTTGGCTGTATCGGCCTCATGAAGTCAATAGACAACTTCGATCTCGGACAGAATGTTAAATTTTCAACTTACGCTGTACCAATGATTATTGGTGAAATACGCCGCTATTTAAGAGATAACAACCCAATTCGGGTTTCGAGATCCCTTAGGGATATTGCCTACAAGGCCCTGCAAGTGAGGGAGAGGCTGATGAGTGAAACCTCCAGGGAACCAACCGCGGAAGAAATCGCGAAAGTACTTGAAGTTCCCCATGAAGAAATTGTTTTTGCTCTGGATGCCATCCAGGATCCTGTTTCTTTATTTGAACCAATCTATAATGACGGCGGAGACCCAATCTTCGTCATGGATCAATTGAGTGATGAGCGCAATAAGGACACACAATGGATTGAGGAAATCGCCTTAAAAGAAGGAATGAGAAGGCTGAATGAGCGGGAGAAACTGATTTTAAGAAAGCGGTTTTTCCAGGGAAAGACGCAAATGGAAGTAGCTGATGAAATAGGTATATCCCAGGCACAGGTATCCAGGCTTGAAAAAGCAGCCATTAAACAAATGAGTAAAAATATCCAAAGTTGA